One Vicia villosa cultivar HV-30 ecotype Madison, WI unplaced genomic scaffold, Vvil1.0 ctg.002659F_1_1, whole genome shotgun sequence DNA window includes the following coding sequences:
- the LOC131639486 gene encoding uncharacterized protein LOC131639486 encodes MIREEIKVDCQESDECDEQSYVGELTISELAAGFTETCLMDENLCAKVREYRSINRFLLEERVSLMIDITDRERKLDKSNMCNDSKSLSESNVIENVLTTSEDIVKQSCDASPVSDSATPDESSNSNRSLEVVPLRTISSDDVKATKPKTAHAKRPKEGIHNKGAKPSASNTIEELTKEGTRYVDKAITRIVTRILNENHQNTSKAEVAHTSGCDPTEEEIIKNGQGGAENTNVTKDVNDIEENKHTKVNTETGTNVVDLDEYSDDELLASLNPSVANRLMTRRKAKAISQSSPEKNAEAKSTFKDSVKKKSTSAGPIKSRVVAKSVGEILELIQEAGLLKTVCNLPKCYERLVKEFTVNLFEDCGNSKSVDFRKVFVRGKCVSFSPYVINNFLVRTNEAQPELEVTDNKVCQVITAKQVKSWPLKEKLTASKPSIKYAMLHKIEAANWVPTNHKSTISTVLGRFLYDVGTKANFDYGTYIFDQTMKHARSFSVKGPIAFPSLLCGIILTQYPNILNEHDVVCKRESALAFHYKLFQGTHVPDIVMTSAETSKSGASASKAKVIAMLKETCKELEARKISLEKMISTLEMDENEEFVDAVEMADEDE; translated from the exons ATGATCAGAGAGGAAATAAAAGTTGACTGCCAAGAATCTGATGAATGTGATGAACAATCATATGTTGGAGAGCTCACCATAAGTGAACTAGCTGCAGGTTTTACTGAGACATGTCTAATGGATGAGAATCTGTGTGCAAAAGTAAGGGAGTACAGAAGTATCAATAGATTCCTGCTAGAAGAAAGAGTAagccttatgatagacattactgATCGGGAAAGAAAACTAGATAAGTCAAATATGTGCAATGATTCTAAAAGTCTATCTGAAAGTAATGTCATAGAGAATGTTTTAACAACATCTGAAGACATTGTGAAG CAATCGTGTGATGCATCTCCCGTATCTGACTCGGCAACACCGGATGAGTCGTCTAACTCTAATAGGAGTCTAGAGGTTGTACCTTTAAGGACGATTAGTAGTGATGATGTAAAGGCCACAAAGCCTAAAACAGCACATGCAAAACGGCCCAAGGAGGGTATTCATAACAAGGGCGCCAAACCTTCTGCATCTAATACGATAgaggaacttactaaagaaggaACCAGATATGTCGATAAAGCAATTACCAGAATTGTTACACGcattctgaatgaaaatcatcaa AACACTAGTAAGGCTGAAGTTGCTCACACCTCTGGTTGTGACCCAACTGAAGAGGAGATCATTAAGAATGGACAAGGAGGTGCTGAGAATACCAATGTTACTAAGGATGTCAATGACATCGAAGAGAATAAGCACACTAAGGTCAATACTGAAACAGGTACCAATGTGGTAGACTTAGATGAGTATTCTGACGACGAGTTGCTTGCCTCATTAAATCCTAGTGTAGCCAACAGGCTGATGACTAGAAGAAAAGCCAAAGCTATTTCCCAAAGTTCCCCTGAAAAGAATGCAGAAGCTAAGAGCACTTTTAAAGACTCTGTCAAGAAGAAGAGTACTTCTGCCGGTCCTATCAAGAGCAGAGTTGTGGCTAAGAGTGTAGGG GAAATCTTAGAGCTAATTCAGGAAGCTGGACTATTAAAAACTGTGTGCAACCTTCCCAAATGTTATGAGAGGCTGGTAAAAGAATTTACGGTGAACCTATTTGAAGATTGTGGAAACAGCAAGAGTGTGGACTTCAGAAAAGTGTTTGTGAGAGGTAAGTGTGTTTCGTTCTCTCCTTATGTGATTAATAACTTCTTGGTAAGAACAAatgaagctcaacctgagcttgaagtgacAGACAACAAGGTTTGTCAAGTGATCACAGCCAAGCAGGTAAAAAGCTGGCCCTTAAAAGAGAAACTAACTGCAAGTAAGCCGAGCATCAAGTATGCAATGCTTCACAAGATAGAAGCAGCTAATTGGGTACCAACAAATCACAAGTCCACTATTTCAACTGTTCTTGGCAGATTTTTGTATGATGTAGGAACAAAGGCAAACTTTGACTATGGAACATATATTTTTGATCAAACTATGAAGCATGCTAGAAGCTTCAGTGTTAAGGGTCCAATTGCCTTTCCATCCCTCCTGTGTGGTATAATTCTGACTCAGTATCCCAACATTCTCAATGAACATGATGTAGTATGCAAAAGAGAAAGCGCATTGGCTTTCCACTATAAATTGTTTCAGGGTACGCATGTTCCAGACATTGTCATGACATCGGCTGAAACATCCAAGTCTGGAGCATCAGCCAGCAAAGCAAAAGTCATAGCAATGTTAAAAGAGACCTGCAAAGAGCTGGAAGCTAGGAAGATATCCCTTGAAAAGATGATAAGCACTCTGGAAATGGATGAGAATGAGGAATTTGTAGATGCTGTAGAGATGGCAGATGAAGATGAATAA